In the genome of Salinispirillum sp. LH 10-3-1, one region contains:
- a CDS encoding VOC family protein, with product MTSLPPFHLAFPVHDLAAAREFYGNVLECPEGRSSEHWIDYNFFGHQIVAHLSPDAPRPAQKNAVDGHDVPVPHFGAVLSMQRWQALADKLTAKGVQFAIEPYIRFKGEVGEQGTMFFYDPSGNAIELKGFDDLNELFAK from the coding sequence ATGACATCCCTGCCACCCTTCCACTTGGCCTTTCCGGTGCACGATCTAGCCGCCGCTCGCGAGTTCTATGGCAATGTCCTTGAGTGCCCCGAAGGTCGCAGCTCAGAGCACTGGATTGACTACAACTTTTTTGGACATCAGATTGTGGCGCACTTATCACCCGATGCACCGCGGCCAGCGCAAAAGAACGCGGTGGATGGGCATGATGTGCCAGTACCGCATTTCGGCGCTGTGCTGTCGATGCAACGCTGGCAGGCCCTAGCGGACAAACTGACGGCCAAAGGGGTGCAATTCGCGATAGAACCCTACATTAGGTTCAAAGGAGAAGTTGGAGAACAAGGTACGATGTTTTTCTACGATCCCAGTGGCAATGCCATTGAGCTAAAAGGCTTTGATGATCTAAACGAGCTGTTTGCCAAGTAA